TATGACCCCGTTTTTTTTCAGTACTCGGTTCATTTCGTTTAGTATTTTTATCCTATCCTCGTGCAAGACGGCATCAATTCCGTTGTAAGAAAATAAGACAAAATCAAAGGTCTCATCTTTGAACTCCCCCAAATCTCTGGCATCACCGATTATGAAATTCCCGGTCTGAAATTTTTTCTTAACCCGTTCAATGAATTCCGGCACATAGTCAAGCCCCGTATAGTCCGCAGCACGCGGTAACAAGTAGTGGGTTGTTCTCCCGCCGCCGATTCCAATATCCAAAATTCTTGCATTCTCAATTTTCGAGCACAGATGTTCAAAAAGAACCTTCTCAGCAGGGAAAAGTTCGGTGAGTCCGTCATAGTAATCGAGCACTTTGGCATTCGCATACGTTTTTCGATTTATTGACGCAATTTGCGATTGTTCGTTCATTTCATGCATGGGCTGTCCCCGTACTCACTCACCTGCCTGCGTAGTTCGCAGTTGATAAACCCCTTCAACGACTACCCGCTCTCCTTCTTTTAATCCCGAAATTATCTCGTAAAAATCGGCGCCTTCCGCCCCTAGGGCTACGGATCGCCGTTCAAAGGTTTCACCACCGTCAAATACAAAGACA
This sequence is a window from Acidobacteriota bacterium. Protein-coding genes within it:
- a CDS encoding class I SAM-dependent methyltransferase, producing the protein MNEQSQIASINRKTYANAKVLDYYDGLTELFPAEKVLFEHLCSKIENARILDIGIGGGRTTHYLLPRAADYTGLDYVPEFIERVKKKFQTGNFIIGDARDLGEFKDETFDFVLFSYNGIDAVLHEDRIKILNEMNRVLKKNGVIMFSSHNRDYRRFGKPYWLTESKFSLSFAKNLLSYVFFLPRHLQMRRREVSNEEYAIVNDHDHRFSLLVYYISVGQQIKQLEDIGMSDIKAYDMTGEQVNADTDSFWIYYLATKVI